The genomic segment ATCTATCCAATGGCCCATTAGCAACAAACTCATAAACAATATAGCGATCACCATGATCATAGCAACAACCTTTTACAGCCACCAAATTAGGATGATGAAGCCTTGCGACTCTTCCAATTTCAGAATAGAACTCCTTTTTCCTTTGAAGGCTAGACCTCTTCAGCCTCTTAACTGCCACCCTTGACCCATCTGGCAAGAGTCCACTATATGTTCCACCTGTCCTGGCGTCTCCAAGAAGTCGATTTCCTTCACTAAAATTCTTTGTAATTGATCTCAGCTCTTCATTGGTAAACACTTTCCATGATGGAGGAACTAATGCAGCTGCTGAAGGACTAGGTACCTTGCGTGATCGTCTGCGTTTCTTGCTCCTCCTGTGTACAAGGAGCCATATCACTACTGCTAAAGTGGTTGAAAGAATCAAACCACTCACAACTGCAAGGATTATGAAATATTCTTTGTGGCAGAGCTTTTGGTGACATTTCTTCTCTGGTACAAAGTAAGAATTATCATTTGTAAAAATTTTACAGCACAAATACATCAAATCACATCCATGCTAAGGAAAACATGACAAACAGAACTATTTATAAATGATATGCAATCTATCCAACGTAAGCTACAACAAGCAAAAGTGACATGCTATGAAAGTTCAAAGAAACTTTTAAACACTACGTCTTTATGAATGAAATTACTTTTCACTTGATGCAGAATGACAAGGATTTACAAAAACGAACATCGAACTGGATATACCATATCAAGAGGGAGATAAATTGGTAGGTCAGACTATACCCTGATCAATCATGCAAATAAGTTTATGAGATGTGTTGCATCTTTCTCCAACGAGGGCAACATGATCCTTAGTTACCAAAGTACATGAATCAGTTGGGTTGATGCTGGTGCATGAAGCTTTTGTACAGTTGATATGAAATGGCTTCCCATGGAAAACTGATTCATTCCAATGAGACTCATTGTCAGACCATTTCCAACCAAAACCAAGAGAAGAATTGTGGCCCCTTCCTCCAACCCAACACCCTCTGAAACTATCAGCACACAAAGACTGAGCAAAACTGAACTCCTGAACTGACGTGAGTGCTGCCAAATGACCATTAAGATCCCGACAGTGCACCTCGGACCTATCCCAAGGAAGGGAACTTCCTACATATATGAAGCATTTATTCTTACTGGGACCAGCTTTCCAACCAACAGGGCAATATGCTGTCCAGAAACAAGAACAAACTATGAGCATATTAAGCACCTCAGTTTACTAAAGTTATGAATATAATTGATAGAATAATCACCATCCAGGTACAAGAGAACACATGCAAGAATAAGCACTGCCATCCAAATTAGCAGTATCTTATTTAAAACTGTAGTTACCTGTTGATATTATGAGATTTAATAACATTGAGGAAATCAAAAATCACGTTATGATCATAAGTTTACAAAGATCTCAGTACTTGATATCCATCTATAGCCAAACATAGCTGCTATTTCACTGCCATTGCTAACAAAACTATAATAGTTGTTATTATCCATCTTTTAACCTCTTATATTGTTCAAACAAGTGCAGAAATTAATTTGGATTTGCAAGTAAGAGTTACATTTTATATTACTAAGAACAAATGCTTATAGAATATCGAATTTTGAAGACCGATGGCAACCTAAGAATTATGTTTTCACATTAGGATGGATTATTAACATGAATACTAATTCTACAAAGAAATCAAGCTGGTGTTATGAATAAAAGACTTGCTCAGCTCTTGTTACATAAttacaataaaactaaacaaaggaGTATATCCATTATCCAATGCCTATCTATTGAACTTTACATGGATTTTACGTATACTAGAAAGTTGGCTGATCTCACCTCTAGTGACAAATCCTTATGACAGCTAGAGACTGCTTTTCCTTTGTGATCATCTTGCTGAGGATATTATACTGAACATGGTATGCCATACTAGCCCAAATTGGACGGTATGGAGCGTATCGTatcgtaccggttcggtaccggtatccGGTATGAGTGGCGTATCGATACTCGGTACTTTAAAAAAATTCGGTACCATACCGTATcgatactatgctagtgtggcaccggtacggaaGCCAGTACCGAGACGACGAACCTTGATACTGAAAGTATAACAATCAACCGAATACATTATTTCTGATATATGCACCAACAGAATTACTTCTGCTATTGAAGTTTCCAAAGATTTCTTATATGTATAGCTTATATTTTCTTACTAAACTCATTatgtaataaaaaaattgcattCTTTTGTCTAAGTTCAGCTAATTTGTTAggtaggaaaaaaaagaaaataaataagcaGAATAGCAGAATAAGCATAGATCTCCCCTAacttgtgagaaaggtatgaaaAAAATGTGCAACATTTGACAAGTTTCACCAACAAGTCATGACGTGTGTCCAGACCTTGACAAATGGTCGCCCAATCTAGATTTCTTACATATTTACTAAATACTACTCTCTCTCTTACTTGTCGAGATCTAAAACACTTTCTCATCTTTCTTCCAATTTCTACCACATTTCCAAATAACTCTGagcatctaaaaaattttatatatggATGTTTTGCCTATGGCTCAAAGTTGGACTTATTGCAGTATTTATAATGTGATGTTAAAATTTATTACTGGACAATCAAATCAGAGTATTTGAGAAGGGGCACCATAATCAACAACAGTATTCTTTTCATATCCTTTACTGTGAAAATAGGAAGCTTGTTTGCATttggcatttattttttttatcactcTCCTTTTTTTAAGTCCATTGCAGATTTTAAAGTCACTTAGTTATCATGAAATTCAAGAATAATTGTTAAATAAAATCCTGTCTCTAGCTAAACAAATTCCTAAAGCAGAAGATATACACCCAGAAGGGTGTCACACCTCCATGCGCATCTCAACTTACCAGATTCACTAACACTAATTTTCAAAAAGGACAGAAAGGAAAACCTAAAGAATgtctttttttacttttagcAAAATGTGTTATAGTACATGCCAAATATGCCTGCAGGAATTAACTTCTTCAAAAGAGCATAATGACCTTATTGTCATTTATTAATAAATttcaattattttgataaaatcACGTTAGGTATCTGAAATAATCTTCACTACTATGCATTACATGATATTTATTGATGAAATGTGGATAtataattgaaaatataaaGTTTTAATTGAGAATGATATGCTATATAATGTATAGCACAATATGTTCAACAATCAAGTACGAATATCCTTGGCATTTTGATAGCAGTCATGCTGAAGCATGAATTGAAGAATATAATGCCAAAAAGATCTGTTTAACACTTAGTTTTGGGGCAATGTAAGAGGCACGTATATGTATACCGTCAATAGTGGAAAATGCAATGTCACTCTAATTTCAGTAAATCTGAAAACAAATGTAGAAAGTAGGAACCTCCACTTCTAATAGTATGTTGACCTGTAACTCATAGAGTAAGGAAAAATATTCACCCATTCAAGATAATATTAGAAAGAACTTGATTTAGTAAACCTCTGTCTATGGTTGGTCTTCTCGACTTCTACATTTTGATTTGGTAGACAAGTATAACATGTTAATTTACTTATTGGAAGTATGAAGGATATCGTTGTAGTCCAAGAATGGTTTTGCAATCGGAGGCACTACTTGGAGATTTTAAGAAACCTGTAACTCGTAGAGTAAGCAAAAACAAATATCTTCTCTGAATTCACACTTTCAAGATAAGACTAGAAAGAACTTGATTTAGTACACCTCTGTCTATGGTTGGGCTTCTCGACTTCTACACTTTGATTTGATAGACAAGTATAACATGTTAATTTACTTATTGGAAGTATGAAGGATGTTGTTGCAGGCCAAGAATGGTTTTGCAATCGGAGGCACTACTTGGGGATTTTAAGAAACCCATAATCTTTGGTTGACGATGTCAATAGTACTCTCTCTATTTTACCAACATTTAGGATTGTCTTCCTCCGCCACaccagggaaaagaaaagaggaaaaaaaacaaaatttactACCCACATTCAGGACTACCTACATTCAGAACCACATCTTGACATAAAACTTGCTTGATCTTGGAATATATCAGTCCCTTGTGTCTTCACCACAAGTCCATCTGAGATGACCATGACAACAATTGCCAATCCGGTTAAGATACACCTTATGCCTGCTGCACGTCAATATTGCTATGTAGATTAGCAACTAAAAACCCCATTAATAGCACCCAAGATTGCTGAAAAGTGTGATGAGTGAGTATCTGAATGAAAGCTATGCGCAAACAGCTAATGATTAGCAAAGccgtaggatttttttttttttaatatataaaaagaCTATGGTTTTCTTAGGATTGAACAGGATTCCTACAAATAAAaacacttatgaaaagtaaacaAAGAAATATCTCAACTAAATCATGACATAAATAGATACCCTAGTTTCGGTTTTACTAATCCCTAGTTCTTCCTTTCATTTATTTCCCTCCTACTTCACCACCTTCTAAATTTTGAAGTCGTGCTTCTGCTATTAGGATACATGATCTCTATATCAAAAAAGGTTCTACACGTAATAAACAATTAGAACGTTCTTCCTTTACGCAATTTCCTTTAAGCTATCCAGTGACGGCACATTCAGCACAGTTGTGCATGACCAACCAGATggcgcagagagagagagagagagagagagagagagagagagagagagagagagagagagagagagagagataatacTTGAATCCACGGACGGGAAAAGGGAAGGGCAGAGAGCAAGTAAGCGAAAGAACGGAAGAGGAGGGAACTCACAGCCTTGAGCCCCAACGAGACGGGCGATACAGCAGAAGAAGGTGAAGCAGGCCAGATGCAAGACGAGCGGGACGCGCGCCCTCGCCATATCCCAACCCCGTCCCCGTCCCCCGTCCCCCGCCCGGCGATGCCGCACCGAGACAGGACAGCAGCTCCCTACCTACCCAAGAAATaacggag from the Phoenix dactylifera cultivar Barhee BC4 chromosome 14, palm_55x_up_171113_PBpolish2nd_filt_p, whole genome shotgun sequence genome contains:
- the LOC103722321 gene encoding C-type lectin receptor-like tyrosine-protein kinase At1g52310 isoform X2, which encodes MARARVPLVLHLACFTFFCCIARLVGAQGSYCPVGWKAGPSKNKCFIYVGSSLPWDRSEVHCRDLNGHLAALTSVQEFSFAQSLCADSFRGCWVGGRGHNSSLGFGWKWSDNESHWNESVFHGKPFHINCTKASCTSINPTDSCTLVTKDHVALVGERCNTSHKLICMIDQEKKCHQKLCHKEYFIILAVVSGLILSTTLAVVIWLLVHRRSKKRRRSRKVPSPSAAALVPPSWKVFTNEELRSITKNFSEGNRLLGDARTGGTYSGLLPDGSRVAVKRLKRSSLQRKKEFYSEIGRVARLHHPNLVAVKGCCYDHGDRYIVYEFVANGPLDRWLHHIPRGGRSLDWAMRMRVATTLAQGIAFLHDKVKPHVVHRDIRASNVLLDEDFGSHLMGVGLSKFVPWEVMHERTVMAGTYGYLAPEFVYRNELTTKSDVYSFGVLLLEIISGRRPAQAVESVGRQTIFEWATPLVQTHRYVELLDPLISDIPEVGVIQKVVDLVYACTQHVPSVRPRMSHVVHQLQQIGLKAASEQPRSGTSTNATSPVLPFEVETAR
- the LOC103722321 gene encoding C-type lectin receptor-like tyrosine-protein kinase At1g52310 isoform X1, which translates into the protein MARARVPLVLHLACFTFFCCIARLVGAQGSYCPVGWKAGPSKNKCFIYVGSSLPWDRSEVHCRDLNGHLAALTSVQEFSFAQSLCADSFRGCWVGGRGHNSSLGFGWKWSDNESHWNESVFHGKPFHINCTKASCTSINPTDSCTLVTKDHVALVGERCNTSHKLICMIDQEKKCHQKLCHKEYFIILAVVSGLILSTTLAVVIWLLVHRRSKKRRRSRKVPSPSAAALVPPSWKVFTNEELRSITKNFSEGNRLLGDARTGGTYSGLLPDGSRVAVKRLKRSSLQRKKEFYSEIGRVARLHHPNLVAVKGCCYDHGDRYIVYEFVANGPLDRWLHHIPRGGRSLDWAMRMRVATTLAQGIAFAWLSQIQTALLHIVKAITGTGFIQAGDMFLHDKVKPHVVHRDIRASNVLLDEDFGSHLMGVGLSKFVPWEVMHERTVMAGTYGYLAPEFVYRNELTTKSDVYSFGVLLLEIISGRRPAQAVESVGRQTIFEWATPLVQTHRYVELLDPLISDIPEVGVIQKVVDLVYACTQHVPSVRPRMSHVVHQLQQIGLKAASEQPRSGTSTNATSPVLPFEVETAR